The sequence AGTGAGGTGGCAAGCCCGATAATACCGACGGCCATAGAAATGTCTGAGATGAGCGCCAACTGAGCGCTGGAATCACGAATGTCTTCGTAATCGGTGGTGCCCCTTACCAGCGTGTCGAGCTTGTCTGCTTTGGATGAAGCGGCAGCACCGAGCACGATGGCGGCGGTAGCGCCGGCAATGGTAACGCCTGAGGCTATCCAAAGAGGTGCATTGCTTGATGACGATTGAGTTGCAACCTGAACCGGAGCAGTGTCTTGTTTTTTGGGAGCTTCGTTACGCGCCGTCATAGGGCCTGCCTTAGGCCGGGTAGGCTCTTTAATCTTTTTCGGGATCGATGTTTTGGCAGGTGCTTTGGCTTCTTTAGGTGTCGCGGTTTTTACGGGTGGAGAGGGCGGCGTAACCGGTACCGCTGCTGCTACTTTTGGAGCGGGTTGAGCGGCGGGTTCCGCGGATACTTCAGGCGCTGGGGCAGGTTCAGGAGCTTCAACAGGAGCTTCAACAGGAGCAGCGGCGGCGACTGCTGCTTCTGGTTTGGCCACTGGAGTTGGGATGAGCTCTACCCTCTGATTTTGACGGTGCGCGCGTTTGGATTTTTTAGGGTTCTTCAGCTCAGTGGAGCCTTTGCCTTCGGCGACCAATCTTTCGGGATTTACGCCCAGTTTAATAAGCATCGCTTTCACGTTCTCTGCTCGTTTGAGAGAAAGCTTTAGATTCATAGGCGCCTTACCGCGAGAATCTGTGTGACCTACGACGGTGATGTTGCCGAGTTCAGGGTGCGCCTTGAGGTGAATGGCAATTTTTCGAAGTTTCTTACGCTGTGGGCGCGTGAAGCCTTTTCCTTTTTTCGGCAGTTGAATCGTGAGGGAGACTTTGGCGTGCTTACCCTTTTTCTTTTTCCCCGCATGACTGGGCAGACCCATAAGCATGACGGCAGAAACCACCAGAGCCAACCATGGCTTAGCGGATGAGTGATTACGTAATGACTGCAGTCTCATATTTTATGTCCCCCAAATTGCGCGACTCGGCGTGCCAGATTTCAATCTATCTAACTCCAAGCCCTGAGACTAGAGCTTAGCGCGTAAGTGCAGGGAAAGACTAGTCTCTTCGTTATGTGGAGGAGGCTGCTTAATCTTCAAGAACAAAGCACCAAAGCGGCGCTCTTGCGGTTGCCTGAGGCCTGCGCATCGGGGTCTCGGCGCTGGTGAGAGTGAGATACATACTCACCATGGGGAACGACGCGCACACTGTGCTCTACCGCCAGAAAATCCAGCCCCACTTGCTTGCCCATCTCTTCTAGCTCTTCGCCCACGAACACCACAAATTGGCCACCATCGACCAGCGCGTCCATGGCCACCCAATCGTTGTTGCCTCGTCCCACCCAAAGCTGGCTTACAGATTGGCTACCGCTCTTATTCGGAGAAATATAGATGGCCGTTACCAGGCCGCGGTCTTTGTGCTCGTTGAGCATGCCATGGTCGTAGTTGAAGATATTGAAGAAGGTGTGGGCAAAGGGAGCATCGGCGGAAGAAAAAGGTGCGTTGGTGTCTTCTCCGGCGAAGAGTTTAAAGTCTGGGTGCAGGGCTTCGGCGAGTGATTGCGCCACCACCGGGAAGCTCTCGGTTAAGCTGGGCTCGGCTTCTAAAATAGCCTGTGTGAAGGTGAGGGCGGCGCGGTAGAGAATGCCGAAGCAGGCTTTATTCGTTTCATCGTAGTTCGAGATGCCGTCGCGGGCTGGGAATCGAAAGGTTTGTTCTGGGTCGAATTGGTTTACCGCTTCCACCAGCGCGGTTTGAGCTGAGGCATCGTCGATGGAAATCACGGCGTAGCGCTCTTGAATGAGACTATCGCGCAGCGCGGCACAGGCCTGCTTATCGATGCTGGCTAAGGCTTTGAGAGATACTGCGGTCACTGAATATTCCACCAAATCAAGAGTGTTTCCGAGATAGGGCGCTGCCTTAGCGGCTGGGTTTGGGTTTGGCAAGGTTATAAGTGGTTTTTCATGTATTGGATTTATTTAAGGAATTTGTCTATGAACCGTGGTTATATCTTAAAGCAGGGGGCGATAAATATGGTGTTTCGACAAGTACTCGTGGGAATTGGTTTTTTAACTTTGCTGGGACTCTGTGCATGTACCCGTGTACATCCTGGAATCCATGTTGTGATGGAAACAACGGATAATATTGCTCGTGGTAAAACTCGTGGTCAAAACAGGCTTTGGAAGATTCCAGTATTTCTGAAGCCAACCAATAAGCCAAGCCGGG is a genomic window of Deltaproteobacteria bacterium containing:
- a CDS encoding OmpA family protein, encoding MRLQSLRNHSSAKPWLALVVSAVMLMGLPSHAGKKKKGKHAKVSLTIQLPKKGKGFTRPQRKKLRKIAIHLKAHPELGNITVVGHTDSRGKAPMNLKLSLKRAENVKAMLIKLGVNPERLVAEGKGSTELKNPKKSKRAHRQNQRVELIPTPVAKPEAAVAAAAPVEAPVEAPEPAPAPEVSAEPAAQPAPKVAAAVPVTPPSPPVKTATPKEAKAPAKTSIPKKIKEPTRPKAGPMTARNEAPKKQDTAPVQVATQSSSSNAPLWIASGVTIAGATAAIVLGAAASSKADKLDTLVRGTTDYEDIRDSSAQLALISDISMAVGIIGLATSL